The DNA region GTTGACGACGGTGACGTGACCCTGGTAGTCGCCGGCGTCTCCCGGGTATCCGCCGTTGCAGACGTAGAGAAAAGGGGTCCCCAGAGCGTTGACCGCGACCGAGAGATCCGACGACCCCTTCTCGTCGAACGGCTTGATCGTCGCCGTCTGCGGCCATCCGGCGCCCGCGACCTCCGTTCCGTCCGCGGTCCGGTAGCGGTGCACCTTACCGTCGAGGCCGTAAGCGAAGACGTACACCCGGTCCGGAGAAACCGCGGGCGACGACGTCGTGTAGCACACGTTCGCGCCGTTGTTGATCCGGCAGGAGCCGGCGGGGCTGGATCGCGACCAGACCGTCGCCCCCGTCCGTGCGTCGAGGGCGACGAGGTCGCCCGCGCGGGTCGTCGCCAGCAGCAGGTCGCGGGGCCCCGCCGCCGTGCCGACGTGCTGAACGACCGCGGGAGCGCCGTCGCAGACCGCGGGGAGCGTGGCCTGGAAGATCCGCACGAGCCCGCCCACGTTCGTCGCGTCGATCACCGTTTCCCGGATGTCGTTGCCGCCGTGCTGCGGATCGCCGTTGAACTGCGTCCAGTCGTACGCGGCCGAGATCCCCGCCCACCCGAGGGCGGCGAGCAGGAAAACGACGGCGCGTTTCATCGAGACTCTCTCGCGAGATCTTTCGCGCCGGCGCGCTCGCGCCGCAGCTTCTCCCGGAGCCGGCCCGGTTCCAGCCGATGCTTGGCGAACTTCTTTCCGGAAACGAACAGGACGGGAACGTCGAGTCCGAACTCCTCGGCGAGATCGCTCCGGGAATCGACGTCCACGATGGTCGTCTTCACGGCAAATCCCTTCGCCTCGTCCTCGACCGCCGATTTCATCGCGTCGCACAGATGACATTCGCGCCGGGTGTACAGGAGGAGATCGATCATTTCGAACGCTGCGCGCTCTCCTGTTCTGCCACGCGGCGCGACACGAGCCAGGCGTAGTGGAAGCCCGAGACGACGGTCGCCGCCGCCACGGCCCCGAAGGGAACCCAGACGAACGGCATCGGGAGCGGCCACACGTCCGCGCAGAGCACCGCGAGCACCGTCACGATCTGGATGACCGTGTTCGTCTTGCCGAGGAACGTCGCGGGGAAGTCCTTCATTCCGGTCGTC from Thermoanaerobaculia bacterium includes:
- a CDS encoding glutaredoxin family protein translates to MIDLLLYTRRECHLCDAMKSAVEDEAKGFAVKTTIVDVDSRSDLAEEFGLDVPVLFVSGKKFAKHRLEPGRLREKLRRERAGAKDLARESR